A genomic region of Chelmon rostratus isolate fCheRos1 chromosome 8, fCheRos1.pri, whole genome shotgun sequence contains the following coding sequences:
- the yrdc gene encoding yrdC domain-containing protein, mitochondrial: MKLVCNIAAELLKSRAAHISAAARRLGGEMCKELKTKVLRLLPPTSNGPCAPQESRTDDAEILSCTVKALKEGDVVAVPTDTIYGLACLAQNSGAIRKTYDMKGRDSQKPLAICVGEIQEIYTYCKVPVKEELLGDLLPGPVTLVFERSEALNADLNPFTSLVGVRIPDHAFMRRLCQMCGEPLALTSANISSHTSTVAVHEFQELWPKLAVVVDGGPIGDQSRLGSTVVDLSVLGKYRIIRPGCALSSTVDVLEHKHGLSEDLGDQ; encoded by the exons atgaAGCTCGTCTGTAACATCGCCGCTGAATTACTGAAATCCAGAGCAGCTCACATTTCAGCCGCAGCTCGTCGACTCGGAGGAGAGATGTGTAAAGAGCTCAAGACCAAAGTGCTGCGTTTATTGCCACCGACCTCCAATGGGCCGTGTGCTCCTCAGGAGAGCCGAACAG ATGATGCTGAAATCCTGAGCTGCACGGTGAAGGCCCTGAAGGAGGGGGACGTGGTCGCTGTGCCCACAGACACCATCTACGGCCTGGCGTGTCTGGCCCAGAACTCCGGAGCCATCAGAAAAACCTACGACATGAAAGGACGAGACTCGCAGAAGCCGCTGGCCATCTGTGTGGGAGAGATTCAGGAGATCTATAC TTACTGTAAGGTGCCGGTGAAGGAGGAGCTGTTAGGTGACCTGCTGCCCGGGCCCGTGACTCTAGTGTTCGAGCGATCTGAAGCCCTGAACGCAGATCTCAACCCCTTTACTTCG CTCGTAGGCGTACGCATCCCAGACCACGCCTTCATGAGACGCCTCTGCCAGATGTGTGGGGAACCGCTCGCGCTCACCAGCGCCAACATCAGCTCGCACACCAGCACCGTGGCCGTGCAC GAGTTTCAGGAGCTCTGGCCCAAACTAGCAGTGGTGGTGGACGGAGGACCAATAGGAGACCAGAGCCGCCTCGGATCAACAGTGGTCGACCTATCAGTGCTCGGGAAATATCGCATCATCAGACCGGGCTG CGCCCTTTCCTCCACGGTTGACGTGCTGGAGCACAAACACGGACTGTCAGAGGACTTGGGGGACCAATGA